From a region of the Nonlabens dokdonensis DSW-6 genome:
- a CDS encoding Crp/Fnr family transcriptional regulator, translating into MDITSCGTFKETLKQYKNILENINRYVSLNEDDEKQFISIIRTTKIKRRQFIVQPNFICSHQTYILNGAFRSYFVNDEGIEHTIQFGIEDWFISDFNSYVNQSPASLFVEALEDSTVQQISYEDVENLCDRNPKFERFFRLVAQKSFAFSQRRVLSNLGKSAEERYLEFLNLYPAIVQRVPQYALASYLGMSAEFLSKIRKRITTKS; encoded by the coding sequence GTGGATATAACAAGTTGTGGCACATTTAAAGAAACATTGAAACAATACAAGAACATATTAGAAAATATTAATAGATACGTTTCTCTAAACGAAGATGATGAGAAACAATTTATCTCTATTATAAGGACGACAAAAATAAAACGAAGACAATTCATTGTCCAGCCAAATTTTATCTGTTCTCACCAAACTTATATACTAAACGGAGCTTTTAGAAGCTATTTTGTAAATGATGAAGGAATTGAACACACAATTCAATTTGGGATTGAGGATTGGTTTATAAGTGACTTTAACAGCTACGTAAATCAAAGTCCTGCTTCTTTATTTGTAGAAGCTTTAGAGGACTCAACAGTTCAGCAAATCTCTTATGAAGATGTTGAAAATCTTTGTGATAGAAATCCAAAATTTGAACGTTTTTTTAGACTTGTAGCTCAAAAGTCATTTGCTTTTTCTCAACGAAGAGTTTTATCAAATTTAGGTAAGTCAGCCGAAGAACGATATTTAGAATTCCTTAATCTGTATCCTGCTATTGTCCAAAGAGTACCTCAATATGCTTTAGCTTCCTATCTTGGAATGTCAGCAGAGTTTTTAAGTAAAATTAGAAAGCGTATTACTACAAAATCTTGA
- a CDS encoding peroxiredoxin-like family protein: MNTETNSYQENLKELRTNLGTMLPKDALNVFDQDAENLQSNHNSILKLQVGDKAPDFSLSNATDKTTKLSELLKKGKVVLTFYRGSWCPYCNLQLAHYQKSLTEIHDLGAELVAISPQTPDESLNVKEKNELDFEVLSDNGNIVARKYTTVFKNADAPVNTMTELGFNFDAHYSDDSRELPIPAVFVIENDATVSFAKSLGGDYRN, translated from the coding sequence ATGAATACAGAAACAAATTCTTACCAAGAAAATTTAAAAGAACTACGTACAAATTTAGGAACAATGCTTCCTAAAGACGCATTAAATGTTTTCGACCAAGATGCAGAAAACCTACAATCCAACCATAATTCCATTTTAAAACTACAAGTTGGAGACAAAGCACCAGATTTTTCACTTTCTAATGCAACGGACAAAACAACCAAACTTTCAGAATTACTTAAAAAAGGCAAAGTTGTACTTACTTTTTACAGAGGTTCTTGGTGTCCTTATTGCAATCTTCAATTAGCTCACTATCAAAAATCATTGACTGAAATTCACGATTTAGGCGCAGAATTAGTTGCTATTTCACCCCAAACACCTGATGAATCTTTAAACGTAAAAGAAAAGAACGAACTTGATTTTGAGGTTTTAAGCGATAATGGAAATATTGTTGCAAGAAAATATACAACTGTTTTTAAAAATGCAGATGCACCAGTAAATACAATGACCGAACTCGGTTTCAACTTTGATGCACATTATTCTGACGACTCAAGGGAATTGCCAATTCCAGCGGTATTTGTTATCGAAAATGACGCAACTGTTTCTTTTGCAAAATCTTTGGGTGGCGATTATAGAAATTGA
- a CDS encoding oxidoreductase: MKNKIWLITGISSGLGKALAESVIEQGDFVIGTFRKQSQVDEFNKNSTKNAQAILLDITNEKSIEDNIKNIIFEHGKIDVLVNNAGMGFVGAVEETSLKEVRTVFEPNFFGTLKMTQSVLPYMRKEKSGNIVQISSHGGIKAFAGFGIYNASKFALEGFSEAMAQEVALLGIKVSIVEPGPFRTNFAGNGLGQAENVIDDYSNTAGAFRTKLKSVDGKQEGDPVKASKAIIDLVNSENPTLRLPLGKVALMTIGMKLDSIKSDLEINRKTSENAVYG; encoded by the coding sequence ATGAAAAATAAAATATGGTTAATCACAGGAATATCGAGCGGATTGGGTAAAGCACTTGCTGAATCTGTAATTGAACAAGGAGATTTTGTAATCGGCACATTCCGAAAGCAATCGCAAGTTGATGAATTTAATAAAAACAGTACTAAAAACGCACAGGCAATTTTATTGGATATAACCAATGAAAAGAGCATTGAGGACAATATCAAAAACATTATTTTTGAACACGGAAAAATTGATGTTTTAGTCAACAATGCAGGGATGGGATTTGTTGGAGCAGTTGAAGAAACATCATTAAAGGAGGTAAGAACTGTCTTTGAACCTAACTTTTTTGGAACTCTAAAAATGACACAGTCTGTTTTACCATATATGCGTAAAGAAAAGAGCGGAAACATTGTTCAGATTTCTTCACACGGAGGAATTAAGGCTTTTGCAGGTTTTGGTATTTACAACGCCAGCAAATTTGCTTTAGAAGGCTTTAGTGAGGCAATGGCACAAGAAGTTGCACTTTTGGGTATAAAGGTTTCTATAGTTGAGCCAGGACCATTCAGAACAAATTTCGCAGGAAATGGACTTGGACAAGCGGAAAATGTAATTGACGACTATTCCAATACAGCAGGAGCATTTAGAACTAAATTAAAAAGTGTTGACGGAAAACAAGAAGGCGACCCAGTAAAAGCATCCAAAGCAATTATAGACTTGGTGAATTCCGAAAATCCAACGCTTCGTTTACCTCTTGGAAAAGTTGCATTAATGACAATCGGAATGAAATTAGACAGCATAAAATCGGACTTGGAAATAAACCGAAAAACCTCTGAAAACGCTGTGTACGGATAA